A segment of the Synechococcus sp. MEDNS5 genome:
CCGCTACGAGCTCACGGGTGCCGCCTGGGGACAGTCCATCGAGGCCGGTGAAACCATCAGCGTGGGCTTCAACGCGCGATCGGATGACACCGGTACCAGCGACGGTGCACTGACCCCTGAGATCCTGCTGGCGCTGAACAGCGAGCTGGTGGTGGTCTAGGCCAGGAGCACAGGGGATCTCCGGCAGGGATCGTGCTCAGGCTGCATGCCGGCGCCTGAGCACCGCCAACAGTTTGTCCATCACCGGCGGGATCGGGGCTTCAAACAGCATCCGCTCCCGCGTGATCGGGTGATCCAGACCGAGCTGAAAAGCGTGCAAGGCCTGACCGGGGAGTTCCATCGGCAGCTTGCGGCAGCGGCTGTAGGTGGGATCCCCCACCACCGGATGATTCATGTGGGCGCAATGCACGCGGATCTGGTGCGTACGCCCGGTGTCGAGCTTGAAACGCAGCAGCGAGTAATCACCAAGCCGCTCCTGCAAGCTCCAGTGGGTGCAGGCATAGCGCCCGTTCTCACCACTCACCACCGCGTATTTCTTGCGATCGGCGGGATGGCGGCCGATCGCCCCCACGATCGTGCCGCTGTCTCCTGCCGGCACCCCATGCACCACGGCCAGGTACTCCCGCGACGCGATGCGCTTTTGAATCTGCACCTGCAGCTTCACCAGTGCCTCCTGGGATTTGGCGATCACAATGCAGCCTGTGGTGTCCTTGTCGAGCCGGTGCACGATCCCCGGCCTGAGCTTGCCACTGATCCCCGGCAAGTCGGGACAGTGGTGCAACAGACCGTTCACCAGGGTTCCGTCCTTGTTGCCAGGGGCGGGGTGCACGGTGAGGCCGGCCGGTTTGTTGATCACGATCAGGTGCTCGTCTTCGAAGAGCACATCCAGATCCATGGCCTCAGGCTTCAGGTAGGGAAGGGGCTCGGGCGGAGGCATCCAAAGCTGCACCTCGTCGCCCTGACGCAGGGGGGTTTTGGCCTTGCCGGTGCTGCCGTTCACGCGCACAAACCCGGCATCAATGAATTTCTGGATCCGGGCGCGGCTCTGCTCGCTGCGCTGACTCACCAACCAGCGGTCCAAACGCATCGGCAGTGGTTTGGGGTAGATCAGCGTCACCAGCTCGCCTTCCCCTTCGCCAAAGCTGCTCGTGAAGGTTTCCTCCGGCAGCGGCGGCCTGCGCCAGACGGGGCTCATGCCGGCAGCTCCAGGGCAATGCTGCCCAATGCCGACTTACGGAAATCATCAAGAAGCCGTTGAGACATCCGCGCTGTGTCCCCTGAAGTGTGACGCTCCGCCACCGCCTCCAGCCAGTAGGCAGGATCTTCGGTAGTCCCGTCCAAAGGAACGCCATAGCGGCTCTCCAGGAGCGCCAAGCCCACGCCTGAGGCCTCCTGCGGCTGCAATCCCTTCAGGAGATTCAGAAACGCCTGGGCCACAAGCTCGCCGTCATAAGCGGCCTGGCCGATGTCGTCGCACAACGCCAGATGGAGCGCAGCCTGCTGGTCATCCAACCGCGGCGGCAGCACCCCGGGCGCATCAAGCAGATCCAGATCCTGGCCCAGACGCACCCAGCGCAGCGTGCGGGTCACACCGGCACGCCGGGCACTGGCCACCACCTTCTGTTTGACAAGCCGGTTGATCAAGGCCGATTTGCCCACATTGGGGAACCCCAGAGTGAGCGCCCGCACCGGACGTGGACGCATGCCGCGGTTGCGCCGCCGCTCATTGAGCTGATCGCCGGCGCGGATCGCTGCCTGCTGCACCTGCTTCACACCGGTGCCCGCCTTGGCGTCGCACCACACAGTGCGCTGGCCGCGGGCTTTGAACCAGGTTTCCCATGCAACACGTGCTTCAGGGGTGACCATGTCACGCCGGTTGATCACCAGGAGATGCTGCTTGCCGCTGATCCAACGATTGAGATGAGGGTGCCCCGTCGCCAGGGGAATGCGCGCATCACGCACTTCGATCACCAGGTCCACCTTGTCGAGATTGCGCTTGAGCTGCTGCTCCGCTTTGGCGATGTGGCCCGGATACCACTGAATCGGCGGTGAACTCACGGCACCACCAACACAGGGCATGGGGCCAACTGAATCACCCGCGATGCCGTGCTGCCGCTTTCGGCTTGCAAATTCACGCCCCGCGTTCCCATCACGATCACATCCACATTCAACTCGTCGGCCACATCGCAGATCACGAACGCCGGTTTGCCTTCACGCTCCACCACCTCGCAGACCACCCCCGCCTGCTCAAAACGGGATCTGGCCTCCGCCAACAGCAAGGCCACTGCTTCAGGATCGTGCATCTCCGGCCGCTCGGGCTGCACCACCGAAAGCACGACGAGTCGGCTGTTGTGACTACGCGCCAGCTCAAGCGCCTTACTAGCCGTTTCCACAGCCTCCCGGCTCTGATCGATCGGGAACAGAACGGTTTCAAACATCGCGACGGCCTCCTGCAGACAGCGCTCTACTAGTCCTAGCGCCACTGGGCGGGAACTCGGGTTAACCTCACCCCGTTTTCCTACCGCACGACACAACCCCATGGCGAAGCGTTCCCTGGCCGGCCTTAACACCGGTGACCTGAGCGGCAAACGCGTTCTCGTGCGGGTTGATTTCAACGTGCCCCTGAACGATGCAGGTGCGATCACCGACGACACCCGCATCCGTGCCGCCCTTCCCACGATCAACGACCTGATCGGCAAGGGCGCCAAAGTGATTCTTTCCGCTCACTTCGGCCGTCCCAAGGGCCAAGTGAACGACGCTATGCGTCTCACCCCTGTGGCGACCCGTCTGAGCGAGCTGCTGGGCAAGCCGGTGGCCAAGACCGACAGCTGCATCGGCCCTGATGCCGAGGCCAAGGTGGCTGCCATGGCTGATGGCGATGTGGTGCTGCTGGAGAACGTGCGCTTCTTTGCCGAAGAAGAAAAGAACGACGCAGGTTTCGCCGAGAAGCTCGCTGGCCTGGCTGAGGTGTACGTGAACGATGCCTTCGGCGCCGCCCACCGCGCCCACGCCTCCACCGAGGGCGTGACCAAGTTCCTCAAGCCTGCCGTTGCCGGCTTCCTGATGGAGAAGGAGCTTCAGTACCTCCAGGGTGCCGTGGATGAGCCCAAGCGTCCGCTGGCCGCCATCGTGGGTGGCTCCAAGGTGAGCTCCAAGATCGGCGTGCTCGAAGCCCTGATCGACAAGTGCGACAAGGTGCTGATCGGCGGCGGCATGATCTTTACCTTCTACAAGGCCCGTGGCCTCTCGGTGGGCAAGAGCCTGGTGGAAGAAGACAAGCTTGAACTGGCCAAAGAGCTGGAAGCCAAGGCCAAGGCCAAGGGCGTTGAGCTGCTGCTGCCCACCGACGTGGTGCTGGCCGACAACTTCGCCCCTGATGCCAACAGCCAGGTGGCTGATGTCACCGCCATTCCCGATGGCTGGATGGGTCTGGACATCGGTCCCGATGCCGTGAAGGTGTTCCAGGCAGCACTGGCGGATTGTCAGACCGTGATCTGGAACGGCCCCATGGGTGTGTTCGAATTTGAAAAATTTGCCAACGGCACCAATGCCATCGCCACCACCCTGGCTGAGCTGAGCAGCAAGGGCTGCTGCACGATCATCGGCGGCGGTGACTCCGTAGCTGCTGTTGAGAAGGCCGGTCTGGCCGAGAAGATGTCTCACATCTCCACCGGTGGCGGCGCCAGCCTCGAACTGCTGGAAGGCAAGGTTCTGCCTGGTGTGGCCGCCCTCAACGACGCCGCCTGATTCGCGCACAAGTTCATGCTGTGGCCGCCCCTGACGGGGCGGCTTTTTTGATGGGTAGCACTGAGAACTGAGGCGGCCTGAGGTCCAGTTGCGGATCCAGCAGGGGAGCCAGGCCGTAGTGCGTGCGCAGGGCGTTGATGTGCTCCAGGCCTTCCAGACGCAGCGCGAATGTCTCTTGCCGTTCCTTGCGTTTACAAGCGCGATAGGCCTCCGCCGTGAAAGCAGAACGGATACAGCGCTCCGACATCTGCAGGATGAACACCCGGCGGCTGTGGCTTTCCAGCTCCCACCGTCGTCGCACCTGGGCAAGCTCCCGTTGTTGCGCTGGTTGAAGCCGTTCCCAACCCGGCGGGTGCTGGCTGAGCTCGGCCTGCACGTGACCGACCTGAAGACTCAACGCAACCAGCAGGGCGCAAGGAAGCATGCGTTGGCCGGTTCGCCAGGATCTGACTGAGATGGGCGTAAACCATGACCGGATCTGATCTCAAAGCACCCAGTCGACTCGCTTTCATAGGCCTCGGTGCCCTTGGCCGACCGATGGCCGCCAACCTGCACCGTGCGGGCTATCCACTGCAGGTGCACACCCGCAGCCGCAGCGCCGAGAACGATCCAAGCCTGCATCAAGGGGACCCAGCCGCAGCGACCCTCTGCTGCGCGTCCCCCGCTGATGCTGTTCAGGGATGCCAGGCGCTCATGCTCTGCGTCAGTGATGACGCCGCCGTGGAAGCTGTGCTCTGGGGCGAAAACGGTGCGGGGCCTGCACTCGTGGAAGGAAGCCTGGTAATCGACTGCTCCACCATCAGCCCAGCCACATCCCAGCGAATGGCACAACGCCTGGCAAAACGAGGCGTGGGCTATCTCGACACCCCCGTGACCGGAGGAACGGAAGGGGCGAACGCCGGCACGCTCACCGTGCTCTGTGGCGGCAACGACGCCGACCTGGATCGCGCCATGCCATTGCTTGCGACGATCGGTGGCTCGATTCACCACTTCGGCGCTGTTGGCAGCGGCCAACAGGTGAAAGCGGTGAACCAGGTGCTGGTGGCCGGCAGCTATGCCGCCGTAGCGGAAGCCATCGCCCTCGGGCAGCACCTGCAGCTGCCGATGCAGCAGGTGGTGGATGCTCTCCAGCACGGCGCCGCCGGATCCTGGGCCCTCGAGCACCGATCCAACGCCATGCTCATCGATCACTATCCACTCGGCTTCAAGCTGGCGCTCCATCACAAGGATCTGGGCATCGCTCTTCACGCAGCAGCCGAGGCCGGTCTGGACCTACCGATCACCCAGGCTGTGCAGGCTCAGGAACAGACCCTGATGGACGCAGGCCTGGGTGACGCTGATGTGTCAGCTCTGCGCAGACACCTGCCCAGGGTGTGATGTCAGGGCTTGAGCTTGCTGCGGTCGTCGACCACCTGCACCCGCTTACTCACCGTGACAACGCCATCGGGATGCACCAGCAAAGCAGCCCAGACCTGCGATCCCGGTTGAAAAGGAGCCTGCACAGACTTGAAAAGACCGCCGCCGCCCAACGGTTGCAACTGGATGTCAGGGCTTTGCTGCTCCAGCACTTGCTGCGGCGTCACGGAGATCAGTCCTCCGGCCAGCAACGACTTACCGAGGGGCTGATCCACCACCACATCCACGTCGTAACGACTGCCGGTGAGCACAGTGTCTGGAATCAGCAGTGAGATCGGCAGGGGCTTGCTGGCACTGGTGAGCACCGATTGATCGCTGAGGATCTCCTGATCAGCGATCAGGCCGTTCTCCAAAGCGAGGGCAACCGTCTGTTGGGCCTGAAAGGAGTAACTCAGTCCGTCCTGCTGGCGGGTCCCACTCACCGCAAATTCCACGGTCTGGCGGCCATCATCCAAAAGCTGACCGCCCCTGACTGCCCAACGGGTTTCCGGGAACCTGCCAGTGAAGCGGCGGAAGCGATCAGCGAGGGCGCTCGCCTGCTCTGGAAGCATCAACGCCTCCAGTTGCTTGCTGCTGTCGTCGGCATTGAGTGCCTGCTGCAGACGGCTGCTGAGATCGGCTCCAGTCTGAGCCCGCAGCGGCAGCGCTGTGAACAGCGCCGTCCCGCACATCCATGACGCCATTGCGACACGCAGGAACGGGACCATGAAGCTGCCTCTGGAATCCATTTAAGTTAAGCCCCGTTTTTATGATCCGCCCCTCATGCCCCGGCTTCTGATTGCCGCCAGCGGCACCGGCGGACACCTTTTTCCAGCTTTATCGGTTGCGGATGCACTTCCGGACGGCTGGACCGTGCGCTGGCTCGGGGTACCGGATCGGCTCGAAACCACCCTTGTTCCCGAGCGTTACCCGCTCACCACCGTGAAGGCTGGCGGCTTGCAGGGGCGGGGCCTGAAGAAAGTGATTCAGCTGCTCCGCCTGCTGGCGGCCAGTCGCGACGTTCGCAGGCTGATCCGACGCAACGGCATCGACGTGGTGTTCACAACGGGGGGCTACATCGCCGCCCCGGCCATCCTCGGCGCCCGCTGGAGCGGCGTTCCGGTGGTGCTGCATGAATCCAATGCCATCCCCGGCCGGGTGACCCGGCTGCTGGGACGCGCCTGCACAAAGGTGGCCATCGGTCTGCCGGCCGCCGCCAGGCGCATCCCCGGCTGCGAGGCGATCGTGACCGGAACGCCTGTGCGCAACAGCTTTCTTCAGACCCAGTCACTGCCTGACTGGGTCCCCCAGGGTCCAGGGCCACTCCTGGTGGTGATGGGCGGCAGTCAAGGCGCGCTGGGACTGAACCGCATGGTGCGCCCCCTGCTGCCCATGCTGCTGAGCGAAGGCTGCCGGGTGGTGCATCTCACCGGCAGCAACGATCCCGATGTGAACAGCATCGAGCATCCCGGGTTCGCCGAACGACCCTTCAGCGATGACATTCCAGCGCTGCTGCAGCATGCCGATCTGGCCATCAGCCGGGCCGGGGCAGGCAGTTTGAGTGAACTCGCCGTTAGCAGCACACCCAGCGTGCTGGTGCCGTTTCCCCAGGCCGCGGATCGCCATCAGGATGCCAACGCCGCCTGCGCCGCCGCTCTGGGAGCTGCGGTGATCGTGCATCAACACACGCCCACCGAACCAGCTCTGCGCCAGACCCTTTGGCGCTTGCTCGGACCGAGACTGCGGGGCTGCGATCCAGCCGCTGATCCGCTGGTGTCGATGGCGCAAGCGATGCGCACCTTGGCGGAAGCGGATGCTGATCAGCAGCTGGCCGCGTTGCTGCAGGGGCTGGTGACTTAAGCCAAAGGCTGATGCCGCAGGGCGCCGCGCAGCGCCTTCAGGATCCTGCGATTGCCGCGGCGATCCTGAAGACCAATCCGCAGCCAGCGCTCCCCCAGGCCCTCGAACGAACGGCAATCGCGCAGCAGCACGCCACGCTGAGCCACCTGTTCGCGCACCGCAAGCAACGACGCTTGGCCCTCCACAAGCAGATAGTTGGCGCTGGAGGGGCGTGGGTTCAGGCCAGGGAGCTGGCGCAACTGGTGCTGCAACCAAGCACCCTCGTTGCGCACCCAGTGCTGCACGCGCTGCTGCCAGCGCTCGAAGCCTTGTTGGTCGGCCATCACAGCGGTGCCAGCGGCGAGCGCCAAACCATTCACTGGCCAGGGATCGCGCCACTGACTCCACTGCTGAAGCCGCTCAGGCGCAGCGATGGCATAACCCAGTCGCAACCCCGCCACCGCAAACAGCTTGGTGAGGCTGCGGATCACTACCAGGTTGGGATATTCGGCGACGAGCGGTATCAACGTTTGCCGTTCACCCTCCGGCACTAGGGGCAGGAAGGCTTCATCGCAGATCACCAGGCGATGACGAGCCAGAAGCGGCTCCAGGGACGCGCGGCTCCAGAGCTGCCCTGTGGGGTTGTGGGGATTGGTGATCCAAAGCACCTGAGCCTGGGCGTGCTGATCCATCAGCACCGGCCAAGGCTCGGCCCCCTGGCCGGACCAGCTCAGGTCCATAGGCAGGCCCTGAACAGCACCACCCCAACAGGCCAGCGCCCGGCGATAGTCCGCAAAGCCTGGTTCCAGCAAGCCACTCACACCACACGCCGCAGCATCACGGGCCGCCCAGGTGAACAGCTCGGCAGCGCCATTGCCAGGCAGCACCGCGTCAGCATCAATCACATGCCAGGCCGCGATGGCCCCTCGCAGCTCCTTCTGGCTGCGGTCTGGATAATCACGCAGGGCACCACCACGGATGCCTCGTTCCAGAGCCCTAAGCAGAAGAGACGGAGGTCGAAAAGGAACCAGGGAGGCGCTGGCATCCAGCAATTGCCCGGGCCTCAGGCCCATCCGCGCGGCTTCCTGACTGAGATTGCCGCCATGGGTCGGTGGTCTGGGGCCCAAAGCGACTGCCGAATACACAGATCCATCCTGCCCAGCAAGCCTCGACGACGGGTGCAGACACCGATACAACCCGGGAGCTCGCTGAGCCCGCGTGATGCCTCGATCCACCTGCCGACTTCGCTGGGCACCTTGGGGCCTGATGCTGGGCACCGCGTTGATGGTGAATGCGGAAGCACACGCCAATGAGTCCCTGATCAAAGTGCTGCACGAGCGAAGTTGTGAGGGCTGCAGCCTCGCCGATGCCGATCTCGTGCACGCTGATTTGCGCGACGCCAGCCTGCGCGACGCCAAATTGATGCGCGCGAACCTGGGTCAGGCCCAGCTGGATGGGGCCGACCTCAGAAATGCAGATCTGAGTTTCACCAGCCTGCGCGGTGCCTCCCTGCGCGGCGCCGACCTCACCGGCAGCAAGCTCTACGGCACCGACCTGCGAGACGCGGATCTCAGTGGTGCTCGGCTCAGCCCCCGGGCCCTAGAAGAAGCCCACTGGCAGGGAGCGCAGGGGATTGCCACTGGGTCGCGCAGCCACGCGGCCCTGCACAACGCCGGCGTTACGGCCTTTCAAGCCGGACGCTGGCCGGACGCTGAGCAGATGTTCAGTGATGCGATCCGCAGCGATCCCAATGAACCCCTCAGCTGGGTGGCCAGGGGCATCAGCCGCAGCGAACAGGCCAAAGACGAGCTGGCCGCCTCCGATTTCCGCTATGCGGCTTCGCTGTATCAAGCGAAAGGATCCCAGGACTGGGCGAACCAACTGATGGCTGCTGCCGACTCGGTGAACAAGCGACGTTTTGAGAGCGACGCACCGAACGAAGGGAAAGGCATGGGCGGCCAGTTCCTGCAGGGGGCGATGGCCGGACTGCGCATGCTGGCACCGATTGCAGCTAAAGCCCTTGTTCCACTGGGGCTGGGGTTCTAAGAGCGCCGCTTAAGAGCCGCTCATGATCTGCCGCGCGGCCGGTAGGGAAGGGCGATAGCCATAGCCATAACTTCCTCCCTGGGTGTCATCAATGATGCGTGGGGTGACGAGGATAACAAGCTCATTCTTCCTGCGATCACCACTCGAACTTCTGAAAAATTGGCCAATGAATGGAATATCTCCAAGGATTGGCCATTTCGTAACAGCTTGGACATCAGTGTCGGAAATCACACCGGTGAGGATGAGTGTCTGCCCATCTCGAACGCGAATCTTTCCAGTATCAAGCGTTCGGCTGTTGATAATACTGATGTTTCCACAATTACCAATTTGCTCCGTGGACCCGACTTCAGCTGAGATTTCAGGAGACAACGAGAATGTAACAAAACCATTATCATCAATCTTCTCAACTCTTGCACCAAATGTTAGACCAGCATTGCCAAAGACAGGCACGCAAAAAGCATTTCCGTTCTCATCCTGTTTTACCTCAAAAGAGGTTACAAGTTTCGTGCCAACGGAAACTAAAGCCTCGTTAGACTGCTCACGACCAACTTTTCCGTCAGCGGAAATCTTCGACGAGTCGGAACCCTGGGCGGACTCAGATCCCTCCTGAATAATCAAAGTCGGACTGGCCAAGAGCTTGGTCGACGACGACTGAATTTGAGCCGTCAGAAAGTCGAAAAACTGATTGACCGGATACTGAAAACGCGTGGGCGACCTGTATGTAACTCGCCCATCCTCATCAATTTCGTCAATTCCGGGCTGCAGTGGATTATCAAACGTTCCAAAATCGGGCCGAAAGGGCCCTCGCTCAAATGTACCCTCTGGTCCAATACGTGTGCCTGAGCCAGGAAGCGGAAATGGCGATGTTGGACTGTCAACAAACCCTGCACCACCGTCCAAAGAGCCCGTACCCGGAACAGGAGTTGTTCCTTCGGCAGCGCTATATCGACCCGGCAAGCCGCCCTGCTCACTACCAGGCGGCTTGTAGGCTCCGAAATTAGCAAGTAATTGCCCATTCTCGCTCACAATGAATGCGTTACCAGAGCGGAAGGCAAAACTATTATTGATTTGCGAATCATTGGATAATGCAATATCCAGAATCCTCACGCTCAAGGCAACTTGCCTTTGGCGCAAATCGATCTGTTTTAGATAGCCTTCGGCAATGGAAACAAGCTGAGAATCGCCGACCAACGTCACAGTCGAAAGGCGTGAATCAGTCGTGACAACGAGGCCCCTCAGAGGTCCGGTGGAGGCACCGAAACTTTCACTCTCCAATAGTGTTGAATTGGTCTGTGATGTCTGGTTACTAAGCTGCGCTGTCCCCGCGGATGCGGGCTCTCCAGTTGTGGTGGTGATCGTATTGGTCAGATTGAATGTTGCCCCAAGATTGCCCAGATACTCCGCAGCGGAGCGGGCACTCACCTGATTCAGCCGAATCACCTTGGACATCTGCGGTCCAAAGGTTTTGGTCGCAGCTGCCTTACCCACCAGCAATGTGCGGCCGTCCAACTTGCCTTGCAAACCTGAAGCCAGCAGTACCCCATTCAGGGCACGGGCATAACTCTCGTTCTGGAATGCCATCGACACGGTGCCGCTGGCCGACGACGGGTTCGCAGAACCACTGGCTGCCGGGTCTTCACCGACAAAGACAAACCCATACCCCCCCAAGCGGGCCAGGGCCATCAAAGCGTCTTTCGCCGGGGCGTTGTTCAAGGTGAGCGTCACCGGCGGTCCGCTCACATTCACGAAGCTGCGGTTCTGCAGCACCATCGTGCCCACGGCCATGTCTCCTAGCGGCGGTGCCACGGCGCGGGGACGCAGGGGTGGGGCGTAACGCTCCTGGGGCACAGTCCCGGGGGTGTTCAGATCCAGGCGCCCCGTCTGCAGGGTGGGCGCTGTGGTCAGACCGTTGAACTGAAGAATCAGATTTCTGCCATCGGCACTCACCACCGGTTCCTGCAGCGTCTGCCCCGGCACCGGCACCACTTCCAATTGATAGGTCTGCCCCGAGCCACTGATCGCCACCTTGGCCAGGCTCGCGCCTGGATCGGCCAGTTGCTGGCCACCATTGCGCACCCCCGGCTGACCCTGGGTCTGCAGACGCCCCTCCCACACCCCGCCGTTGAGGCGCTGCTGCAGCACCGGCTGGGCGCCAACACCCTCAACCACCACCTCCACACCGCTTGGGCCACGGCGGACGCGCAATGCCAGGGAACCCTGCGCCTGAGCCTGACGGGAGACGTTCTTCATCAGCCCATCGAGTCCCCCCACGTCGGC
Coding sequences within it:
- a CDS encoding NAD(P)-dependent oxidoreductase; translation: MTGSDLKAPSRLAFIGLGALGRPMAANLHRAGYPLQVHTRSRSAENDPSLHQGDPAAATLCCASPADAVQGCQALMLCVSDDAAVEAVLWGENGAGPALVEGSLVIDCSTISPATSQRMAQRLAKRGVGYLDTPVTGGTEGANAGTLTVLCGGNDADLDRAMPLLATIGGSIHHFGAVGSGQQVKAVNQVLVAGSYAAVAEAIALGQHLQLPMQQVVDALQHGAAGSWALEHRSNAMLIDHYPLGFKLALHHKDLGIALHAAAEAGLDLPITQAVQAQEQTLMDAGLGDADVSALRRHLPRV
- a CDS encoding histidinol-phosphate transaminase, encoding MGPRPPTHGGNLSQEAARMGLRPGQLLDASASLVPFRPPSLLLRALERGIRGGALRDYPDRSQKELRGAIAAWHVIDADAVLPGNGAAELFTWAARDAAACGVSGLLEPGFADYRRALACWGGAVQGLPMDLSWSGQGAEPWPVLMDQHAQAQVLWITNPHNPTGQLWSRASLEPLLARHRLVICDEAFLPLVPEGERQTLIPLVAEYPNLVVIRSLTKLFAVAGLRLGYAIAAPERLQQWSQWRDPWPVNGLALAAGTAVMADQQGFERWQQRVQHWVRNEGAWLQHQLRQLPGLNPRPSSANYLLVEGQASLLAVREQVAQRGVLLRDCRSFEGLGERWLRIGLQDRRGNRRILKALRGALRHQPLA
- a CDS encoding pentapeptide repeat-containing protein; this encodes MPRSTCRLRWAPWGLMLGTALMVNAEAHANESLIKVLHERSCEGCSLADADLVHADLRDASLRDAKLMRANLGQAQLDGADLRNADLSFTSLRGASLRGADLTGSKLYGTDLRDADLSGARLSPRALEEAHWQGAQGIATGSRSHAALHNAGVTAFQAGRWPDAEQMFSDAIRSDPNEPLSWVARGISRSEQAKDELAASDFRYAASLYQAKGSQDWANQLMAAADSVNKRRFESDAPNEGKGMGGQFLQGAMAGLRMLAPIAAKALVPLGLGF
- a CDS encoding type II secretion system protein GspD, producing the protein MRFPPSRLTALVLMAGLSAADVGGLDGLMKNVSRQAQAQGSLALRVRRGPSGVEVVVEGVGAQPVLQQRLNGGVWEGRLQTQGQPGVRNGGQQLADPGASLAKVAISGSGQTYQLEVVPVPGQTLQEPVVSADGRNLILQFNGLTTAPTLQTGRLDLNTPGTVPQERYAPPLRPRAVAPPLGDMAVGTMVLQNRSFVNVSGPPVTLTLNNAPAKDALMALARLGGYGFVFVGEDPAASGSANPSSASGTVSMAFQNESYARALNGVLLASGLQGKLDGRTLLVGKAAATKTFGPQMSKVIRLNQVSARSAAEYLGNLGATFNLTNTITTTTGEPASAGTAQLSNQTSQTNSTLLESESFGASTGPLRGLVVTTDSRLSTVTLVGDSQLVSIAEGYLKQIDLRQRQVALSVRILDIALSNDSQINNSFAFRSGNAFIVSENGQLLANFGAYKPPGSEQGGLPGRYSAAEGTTPVPGTGSLDGGAGFVDSPTSPFPLPGSGTRIGPEGTFERGPFRPDFGTFDNPLQPGIDEIDEDGRVTYRSPTRFQYPVNQFFDFLTAQIQSSSTKLLASPTLIIQEGSESAQGSDSSKISADGKVGREQSNEALVSVGTKLVTSFEVKQDENGNAFCVPVFGNAGLTFGARVEKIDDNGFVTFSLSPEISAEVGSTEQIGNCGNISIINSRTLDTGKIRVRDGQTLILTGVISDTDVQAVTKWPILGDIPFIGQFFRSSSGDRRKNELVILVTPRIIDDTQGGSYGYGYRPSLPAARQIMSGS
- a CDS encoding universal stress protein → MFETVLFPIDQSREAVETASKALELARSHNSRLVVLSVVQPERPEMHDPEAVALLLAEARSRFEQAGVVCEVVEREGKPAFVICDVADELNVDVIVMGTRGVNLQAESGSTASRVIQLAPCPVLVVP
- a CDS encoding RluA family pseudouridine synthase produces the protein MSPVWRRPPLPEETFTSSFGEGEGELVTLIYPKPLPMRLDRWLVSQRSEQSRARIQKFIDAGFVRVNGSTGKAKTPLRQGDEVQLWMPPPEPLPYLKPEAMDLDVLFEDEHLIVINKPAGLTVHPAPGNKDGTLVNGLLHHCPDLPGISGKLRPGIVHRLDKDTTGCIVIAKSQEALVKLQVQIQKRIASREYLAVVHGVPAGDSGTIVGAIGRHPADRKKYAVVSGENGRYACTHWSLQERLGDYSLLRFKLDTGRTHQIRVHCAHMNHPVVGDPTYSRCRKLPMELPGQALHAFQLGLDHPITRERMLFEAPIPPVMDKLLAVLRRRHAA
- a CDS encoding glycosyltransferase, encoding MPRLLIAASGTGGHLFPALSVADALPDGWTVRWLGVPDRLETTLVPERYPLTTVKAGGLQGRGLKKVIQLLRLLAASRDVRRLIRRNGIDVVFTTGGYIAAPAILGARWSGVPVVLHESNAIPGRVTRLLGRACTKVAIGLPAAARRIPGCEAIVTGTPVRNSFLQTQSLPDWVPQGPGPLLVVMGGSQGALGLNRMVRPLLPMLLSEGCRVVHLTGSNDPDVNSIEHPGFAERPFSDDIPALLQHADLAISRAGAGSLSELAVSSTPSVLVPFPQAADRHQDANAACAAALGAAVIVHQHTPTEPALRQTLWRLLGPRLRGCDPAADPLVSMAQAMRTLAEADADQQLAALLQGLVT
- the ylqF gene encoding ribosome biogenesis GTPase YlqF, which translates into the protein MSSPPIQWYPGHIAKAEQQLKRNLDKVDLVIEVRDARIPLATGHPHLNRWISGKQHLLVINRRDMVTPEARVAWETWFKARGQRTVWCDAKAGTGVKQVQQAAIRAGDQLNERRRNRGMRPRPVRALTLGFPNVGKSALINRLVKQKVVASARRAGVTRTLRWVRLGQDLDLLDAPGVLPPRLDDQQAALHLALCDDIGQAAYDGELVAQAFLNLLKGLQPQEASGVGLALLESRYGVPLDGTTEDPAYWLEAVAERHTSGDTARMSQRLLDDFRKSALGSIALELPA
- the pgk gene encoding phosphoglycerate kinase; the encoded protein is MAKRSLAGLNTGDLSGKRVLVRVDFNVPLNDAGAITDDTRIRAALPTINDLIGKGAKVILSAHFGRPKGQVNDAMRLTPVATRLSELLGKPVAKTDSCIGPDAEAKVAAMADGDVVLLENVRFFAEEEKNDAGFAEKLAGLAEVYVNDAFGAAHRAHASTEGVTKFLKPAVAGFLMEKELQYLQGAVDEPKRPLAAIVGGSKVSSKIGVLEALIDKCDKVLIGGGMIFTFYKARGLSVGKSLVEEDKLELAKELEAKAKAKGVELLLPTDVVLADNFAPDANSQVADVTAIPDGWMGLDIGPDAVKVFQAALADCQTVIWNGPMGVFEFEKFANGTNAIATTLAELSSKGCCTIIGGGDSVAAVEKAGLAEKMSHISTGGGASLELLEGKVLPGVAALNDAA